One Panicum virgatum strain AP13 chromosome 9K, P.virgatum_v5, whole genome shotgun sequence genomic region harbors:
- the LOC120650332 gene encoding NAC domain-containing protein 87-like — protein MDQEGLPPGFRFHPTDEELVTYYLTRKVSDFAFATRAIADVDLNKCEPWDLPGKASMGEKEWYFFSMRDRKYPTGIRTNRATDSGYWKTTGKDKEIFHCGMLVGMKKTLVFYRGRAPKGEKTSWVMHEYRLQNKFPYKPNKEEWVVCRVFKKCQIIKMRPPHGSPTMDDSPCHDGNASLGELGELDVSSILGGFAPAAAHTSSTSSPGALHHQGAGGESFGHRVGVDMNAYMSWMAAANQGAAAAAAAAAMLPWATTAPGLFGNVFASPNHQLVQKPLPFAGCSQPRDLGGGVAANVGSEHHAMFASTLAKLEMECDQQPAAPAPEQQLGMDESTWRAF, from the exons ATGGATCAGGAGGGGCTCCCGCCGGGGTTCCGGTTCCACCCGACGGACGAGGAGCTCGTCACCTACTACCTCACCCGCAAGGTCTCCGACTTCGCCTTCGCCACCCGCGCCATCGCCGACGTCGACCTCAACAAGTGCGAGCCATGGGATCTCCCAG GCAAAGCTAGCATGGGTGAGAAGGAATGGTACTTCTTCAGCATGCGTGACCGCAAGTACCCGACCGGCATCCGCACGAACCGCGCCACCGACTCCGGATACTGGAAGACCACCGGCAAGGACAAGGAGATCTTCCACTGCGGCATGCTCGTGGGGATGAAGAAAACCCTGGTCTTCTACAGGGGCAGGGCTCCCAAGGGGGAGAAGACCAGCTGGGTCATGCACGAGTACAGGCTCCAGAATAAGTTCCCCTACAAACCCAACAAG GAGGAATGGGTGGTGTGCCGGGTGTTCAAGAAGTGCCAGATCATCAAGATGAGGCCCCCACATGGCAGCCCCACGATGGACGACTCCCCATGCCACGACGGCAACGCCTCCCTAGGCGAGCTCGGGGAGCTCGACGTCTCCTCCATCCTCGGCGGCttcgcgccggccgcggcgcacACGTCCTCCACCAGCTCGCCGGGCGCGCTCCACCACCAGGGAGCCGGCGGCGAGAGCTTCGGCCACAGGGTGGGGGTGGACATGAACGCGTACATGAGCTGGATGGCGGCGGCCAaccagggcgccgccgcggcggcggcggccgcggccatgCTTCCATGGGCCACGACGGCGCCGGGACTGTTCGGCAACGTCTTCGCGTCGCCGAACCACCAGCTGGTGCAGAAGCCGCTGCCGTTCGCCGGGTGCAGCCAGCCGCGggacctcggcggcggcgtcgcggcgaaCGTCGGAAGTGAGCATCATGCCATGTTCGCAAGCACGTTGGCGAAGCTTGAAATGGAATGCGATcagcagccggcggcgccggcgccggagcagcAGCTGGGGATGGACGAGTCGACGTGGAGAGCATTCTGA
- the LOC120650333 gene encoding uncharacterized protein LOC120650333: MAATAAATDLSLHISPPWPAADAGRSSGGEACHETQGFFAKPKLLCLGLETATATEQDDQCDLQLQQQLHQPSQIQRFKKSSSSSAALSGGTTTRSGNNGSGGGGKRSSRAPRMRWTTALHAHFVHAVELLGGHERATPKSVLELMNVKDLTLAHVKSHLQMYRTVKGTTADRSCAAGHHVQMRDMGFLQRACELNGFEAFNHSTLNTRMLASSAAGSSSLPAGKQEVAWCLRPPLAHQSELPLPLPCPYLMSAHHNRYLLSQDHHHQGWRRGAQQEAASRVLGHQDDTTARRLHAGRADDAAIRRSSWSAAGVASRSSSLSATAPLPSTGGTRRSSSTEQACWMMNKQQQQAPSSRAIAAPNLEISLGRQGWQLNLQDQQQRGGEPAAAAKELTLLKCL; this comes from the exons atggctgctactgctgctgccacCGATCTCTCGCTCCATATCAGCCCTCCTTGGCCGGCCGCCGACGCtgggaggagcagtggcggcgaGGCGTGCCACGAGACACAAGGATTCTTCGCCAAGCCGAAGCTACTATGTCTTGGACTTGAGACGGCGACGGCAACAGAGCAGGATGACCAATGCGacctccagcttcagcagcagctgcaccaACCTAGCCAGATCCAGAGGTTCAAGAAAAGCTCGTCGTCGTCAGCGGCGTTATCCGGAGGCACGACGACGAGATCTGGGAAtaatggcagcggcggcggtgggaagAGGAGCTCCAGGGCGCCGAGGATGAGGTGGACGACGGCTCTTCATGCGCACTTCGTGCACGCCGTGGAGCTCCTCGGCGGCCATGAGA GAGCGACACCAAAGTCAGTGTTGGAGCTGATGAACGTGAAGGATCTCACCCTGGCTCATGTCAAGAGCCACCTGCAG ATGTATCGAACAGTGAAGGGAACGACGGCAGACAGATCATGTGCTGCAG GCCACCATGTCCAAATGAGAGACATGGGCTTTCTGCAGAGGGCTTGTGAACTGAATGGCTTTGAAGCGTTTAACCACAGTACTCTGAATACCAG GATGCTGGCATCATCAGCTGCAGGGTCGTCGTCGTTGCCGGCAGGGAAACAGGAGGTCGCCTGGTGCCTGCGGCCGCCCTTGGCGCACCAAAGcgagctgccgctgccgctccccTGCCCCTACCTCATGTCTGCCCACCACAACCGCTACTTGCTCTCAcaagatcatcatcatcag GGATGGCGGAGAGGTGCGCAGCAAGAAGCTGCCTCGCGCGTCCTAGGTCATCAGGACGACACCACTGCTCGGCGTCTGCACGCAGGCCGTGCTGACGACGCGGCCATCAGGAGATCATCGTGGAGCGCCGCTGGCGTTGCGAGCCGCTCGTCGTCGTTGTCAGCGACGGCGCCTTTGCCGTCGACCGGCGGCACCAGAAGGAGCAGCAGCACAGAGCAGGCATGCTGGATGATgaacaagcagcagcagcaggcgccatcatcAAGGGCCATCGCGGCACCGAACCTGGAGATCAGCCTGGGGCGGCAGGGGTGGCAACTTAACCTGCAGGATCAGCAGCAGCGCGGCGGGGAGCCCGCCGCAGCGGCGAAAGAGCTAACCCTTCTCAAGTGCTTGTGA